In Drosophila subpulchrella strain 33 F10 #4 breed RU33 chromosome 3R, RU_Dsub_v1.1 Primary Assembly, whole genome shotgun sequence, the following are encoded in one genomic region:
- the LOC119558505 gene encoding beta-galactosidase: protein MKFCLVGLVALFSLLGAVSGNRTFAIDYENDQFLKDGKSFRFIAGSFHYFRAHPATWQRHLRTMRAAGLNAVTTYVEWSLHNPRDGVYVWSGIADLEHFIRLAVGEDLLVILRPGPYICAERDMGGFPYWLLNKYPGIQLRTADVNYLSEVRIWYHQLFAKMSKYLYGNGGPIIMVQVENEYGSYFACDLNYRNWIRDETESHVKGHAVLFTNDGPSVLRCGKIEGVLATMDFGATNDLKPVWAKLRRYQPKGPLVNAEYYPGWLTHWTEPMANVSTRSITSTFINMLDNGASVNFYMFYGGTNFGFTAGANEIGPGNYMADITSYDYDAPMTEAGDPTPKYQALRRIIARYLPLPDQPVPAPVPKRSYGTVRLTSCCSLLSPEARSRLSTGFVQATKPKSFEALGQYSGLVLYETWLPSFQRDPSILNVPGVADRGYVYVDGEFVGILARETPVFELPLSASAGRRLQIIVENQGRLNYGRQLNDFKGILRDVRLDKQVLSNWNMTQFPLESYDNLEQLITQSDEAARQGFQELKKLRTMLRTGPAIYYGQLDIQKEADLADTYLDMSGWGKGIVFVNGENLGRYWPLVGPQVTLYVPAPVLKVGSNRLVVVEYQQTPTSQELHFRDTPILNARTV from the exons ATGAAGTTTTGCCTGGTGGGCCTGGTGGCACTTTTCTCGCTGCTCGGAGCGGTTTCAGGAAATCGAACTTTCGCAATAGACTACGAAAACGATCAGTTCCTGAAGGATGGAAAATCCTTTCGATTTATTGCGGGTTCCTTTCACTACTTCCGTGCACATCCAGCCACCTGGCAGCGGCATCTGAGGACCATGAGAGCCGCGGGTCTCAATGCGGTGACTAC CTATGTGGAATGGTCACTGCACAATCCTCGTGATGGCGTTTACGTCTGGAGTGGAATTGCCGATCTAGAGCATTTTATACGTCTGGCTGTGGGTGAGGATCTGCTGGTCATTCTTCGTCCGGGTCCGTATATTTGTGCGGAGCGTGATATGGGAGGCTTTCCCTACTGGCTGCTCAACAAATACCCGGGGATTCAACTCCGCACAGCAGATGTCA ATTACCTAAGTGAAGTGCGCATTTGGTATCACCAACTGTTTGCCAAGATGTCCAAATATCTATATGGAAATGGTGGACCCATTATTATGGTTCAGGTGGAGAACGAATATGGCTCCTATTTTGCCTGCGATCTCAATTACCGCAACTGGATTCGCGATGAGACCGAGAGCCATGTCAAAGGTCATGCGGTGCTCTTTACCAACGACGGACCCAGTGTGTTGCGCTGTGGTAAAATCGAGGGTGTCCTGGCCACCATGGACTTCGGAGCCACTAACGATCTCAAGCCCGTTTGGGCCAAGTTAAGGAGGTACCAGCCCAAGGGTCCGCTGGTCAATGCCGAATATTATCCCGGTTGGTTAACCCATTGGACCGAACCTATGGCCAATGTCAGCACGCGATCAATTACTTCCACTTTTAT AAACATGCTGGACAATGGTGCCAGTGTCAACTTCTACATGTTCTACGGCGGAACTAATTTCGGCTTTACGGCTGGAGCCAATGAGATAGGACCCGGGAACTACATGGCGGACATAACCAGCTACGACTACGATGCACCCATGACGGAGGCGGGGGATCCCACGCCCAAGTACCAGGCCCTGCGTCGTATTATCGCCCGCTATCTGCCCCTGCCCGATCAACCAGTTCCCGCACCCGTTCCCAAGCGATCCTACGGAACTGTGCGGCTGACTAGCTGTTGCAGTCTGCTCTCCCCGGAGGCGAGATCACGTCTCTCGACAGGATTCGTTCAGGCCACTAAGCCAAAGAGCTTCGAGGCTTTGGGACAGTACTCCGGTTTGGTGCTCTACGAGACCTGGTTGCCCAGCTTCCAGCGGGATCCGAGTATACTCAACGTACCCGGAGTGGCTGATCGAGGTTATGTCTATGTGGACGGGGAGTTTGTTGGTATTCTGGCCAGGGAAACACCTGTCTTTGAGTTGCCCCTGAGTGCAAGTGCTGGGCGGAGACTTCAGATCATCGTGGAGAACCAGGGTCGCCTCAACTATGGTCGTCAGCTCAACGACTTCAAGGGAATCCTGCGGGACGTGCGGCTGGATAAGCAGGTGCTGAGCAACTGGAACATGACCCAGTTTCCGCTGGAGTCGTACGACAACCTGGAGCAGCTCATTACCCAGTCGGATGAGGCAGCCCGTCAGGGCTTCCAAGAGCTGAAGAAGCTGCGGACCATGCTGCGCACGGGTCCGGCCATTTACTATGGTCAGCTGGACATCCAGAAGGAGGCGGACCTGGCGGACACCTATCTGGACATGTCTGGCTGGGGCAAGGGCATTGTCTTTGTGAATGGCGAGAATCTTGGTAGATATTGGCCCCTGGTGGGACCGCAGGTCACCCTGTATGTTCCCGCTCCGGTTCTTAAGGTGGGCTCCAATCGTCTAGTGGTGGTGGAGTACCAGCAGACACCCACCTCACAGGAGCTGCACTTCCGGGACACCCCCATACTGAACGCCAGAACCGTTTAG